From a region of the Salmo trutta chromosome 10, fSalTru1.1, whole genome shotgun sequence genome:
- the LOC115201695 gene encoding dual specificity mitogen-activated protein kinase kinase 6, with translation MEGGSEKEGKVSSASPPPHQSKGEMSQPKGGKRKPGLKLSKEVFEQPPAAAATPPRDLDSKACVTIGEKNFVVKADDLEQIGELGRGAYGVVDKMRHMPSGLIMAVKRIRATVNTQEQKRLLMDLDISMRTVDCFYTVTFYGALFREGDVWICMELMDTSLDKFYKQVIEKGMTIPENILGKMAVSTVKALEHLHSNLSVIHRDVKPSNILINTQGQVKMCDFGISGYLVDSVAKTMDAGCKPYMAPERINPETNQKGYNVKSDIWSLGITMIELAILRFPYDSWGTPFQQLKQVVEEPSPQLPADQFSPELVDFTSLCLKKNSKERPNYPELMQHPFFISHESLDTDVASFVKVILGD, from the exons atggagggagggagtgagaaagaAGGCAAAGTCTCTAGTGCATCCCCTCCCCCCCATCAAAGCAAAGGGGAAATGTCTCAGCCAAAGGGAG GTAAAAGGAAGCCTGGGCTCAAGCTCTCCAAGGAAGTGTTTGAGCagcctcctgctgctgctgctac ACCCCCAAGAGATTTGGATTCGAAAGCTTGTGTGACCATTGGAGAGAAG AACTTTGTGGTGAAGGCAGATGACCTGGAGCAGATTGGCGAGCTGGGGAGAGGGGCGTATGGCGTGGTGGACAAGATGAGGCACATGCCCAGTGGCCTGATCATGGCAGTCAAG AGGATCCGTGCCACAGTGAACACCCAGGAACAGAAGAGACTGCTGATGGACCTGGACATCTCTATGAGAACAGTAGACTGCTTCTACACAGTCACCTTCTACGGAGCACTCTTCAGAGAG GGTGATGTGTGGATCTGTATGGAGCTGATGGACACCTCTCTGGATAAGTTCTATAAGCAGGTGATAGAAAAAGGCATGACCATCCCTGAAAATATCCTGGGAAAGATGGCCGTCTCG ACAGTGAAGGCTCTGGAACATCTGCACAGCAATCTGTCAGTCATCCACCGAG ATGTGAAGCCATCCAACATATTGATCAACACCCAAGGGCAGGTGAAGATGTGTGACTTTGGGATCAGTGGTTACCTGGTGGACTCTGTGGCCAAGACCATGGACGCAGGCTGCAAGCCCTACATGGCG CCGGAGAGGATCAACCCAGAGACTAATCAGAAAGGCTACAACGTCAAGTCTGACATTTGGAGTTTAGGAATCACTATG ATTGAACTGGCCATCCTGCGGTTTCCCTATGACTCCTGGGGCACGCCCTTCCAGCAGCTGAAGCAGGTGGTGGAGGAACCATCGCCCCAGCTCCCTGCTGACCAGTTCTCCCCTGAGTTGGTTGACTTCACCTCCCTGTG CTTAAAGAAAAATTCCAAAGAGCGGCCAAACTACCCAGAACTCATG CAACATCCCTTCTTCATCTCCCATGAATCCTTAGACACCGACGTGGCTAGCTTTGTCAAGGTCATCCTCGGGGACTGA